The following proteins come from a genomic window of Nostoc sp. ATCC 53789:
- a CDS encoding serine hydrolase, protein MIFFNKDEQLENIGNGILDATWAAFPTLARNQIALTWVVYDPPVRVNTGGALTPNAFWDHPVRGFTYRGVERIYPASVVKLFYLVAVNEWLEKGMTQTSKELERALRDMIVDSSNDATSLVVDILSGTTSGPELPTGPFETWKYQRNIVNRYYQSLGWEEMETINVCQKTWSEGPYGRERAFVGELLENRNMLTTNAIARLLHSIVGGVAVSSARSQAMMALLKRPLNDLPTDREEDQVTGFLGGGIPENAQIWSKAGWTSQVHHDAAYIELPEQRPYLLVVFTEGKAQAKSRDILPFVSKLVADAISSL, encoded by the coding sequence ATGATTTTTTTTAATAAAGACGAACAACTCGAAAATATTGGTAATGGCATTTTAGATGCAACTTGGGCAGCATTTCCGACTTTAGCCCGGAATCAAATTGCCTTGACTTGGGTTGTTTACGATCCACCAGTGCGAGTAAATACTGGTGGGGCGCTGACTCCCAACGCTTTTTGGGATCATCCAGTCCGTGGTTTTACTTATCGCGGTGTTGAACGGATTTATCCCGCCAGTGTAGTCAAGCTATTTTACCTGGTGGCGGTAAATGAATGGCTAGAAAAAGGCATGACTCAAACCTCCAAAGAGTTGGAACGCGCTTTGCGGGATATGATTGTCGATTCTAGTAACGATGCTACCAGCTTGGTTGTGGATATTTTAAGTGGTACTACATCTGGGCCAGAATTACCAACCGGGCCCTTTGAAACCTGGAAATATCAGCGTAATATCGTTAACCGCTATTATCAATCTTTGGGTTGGGAAGAAATGGAGACGATTAACGTCTGTCAAAAAACCTGGAGTGAGGGCCCTTATGGACGAGAACGGGCATTTGTGGGAGAGTTACTAGAAAATCGCAATATGTTGACCACAAATGCGATCGCTAGGTTACTGCATAGTATTGTAGGTGGAGTTGCGGTTTCCAGTGCGCGATCGCAAGCTATGATGGCTTTACTCAAACGTCCTCTCAACGATTTGCCCACTGACAGAGAGGAAGATCAGGTAACAGGTTTCTTAGGTGGTGGAATTCCTGAAAATGCTCAAATTTGGTCAAAGGCAGGTTGGACAAGTCAAGTTCACCATGATGCCGCGTATATTGAATTACCAGAACAGCGCCCTTACCTATTAGTGGTATTTACTGAAGGGAAAGCCCAAGCCAAGAGTCGAGATATTTTACCCTTCGTTTCTAAACTAGTTGCCGATGCGATTAGCAGCTTATAA
- a CDS encoding metallophosphoesterase family protein → MTSAPQLLTDPFLQLPTETSVQVVWFTEFAGVNHTVTYGENLKQTAKANTTKLSRTREDQQSRVGNQTKDGEVYQKPVQRDIWRHEAEVGGLTPGVRLNYRVTSVREDDESINSDVFTLAATPKPDTPLKILLTSDHQLKPMTAANLQKVVETVGRVDGVWFAGDLVNVSDRASEWFDDNSGGALFPGLQGRATYEMTHNDIKTTYTGGQIIQHAPMFTCIGNHEVMGRFARMGSLNDEFDDTIPRVVAQKIYRDKSLIDNSFNTNTYEEIFSLPKSKEGGKRYYAVSFGDVRLVVLYATNMWRTPNLDRKRRGRYQEAENDLNNPENWGYGQLIYEPIAKGSKQYNWLEAELNSPEFKQAKHKVVMFHHPPHTLGDNIVPAYTEPVQIVERDGNNIKAVRYEYPKDADYIIRDVVPLLEAANVQLVFYGHSHLWNRFVSPSGMHFLETSNVGNTYGAAWGDRKREVPIGYQEDYVKVGDPNGLEPIVPTISPLLGEDGKPIPYISSNNITVFSIFDTGAGTISSYRFDTHKPDSEVVKFDEFKLKYSNPI, encoded by the coding sequence ATGACATCAGCACCCCAACTGCTCACCGATCCATTTTTACAACTACCAACTGAAACCTCAGTGCAAGTAGTTTGGTTTACTGAGTTTGCTGGTGTTAACCACACAGTAACTTATGGTGAAAATCTTAAACAAACTGCTAAGGCAAATACTACTAAACTCAGTCGCACTCGTGAAGACCAGCAATCAAGAGTTGGAAACCAAACTAAAGACGGTGAAGTTTATCAAAAACCAGTCCAGCGCGACATTTGGCGACATGAAGCTGAGGTAGGTGGGTTAACTCCTGGCGTGCGGTTAAACTATCGGGTTACGAGTGTGCGAGAAGACGACGAGAGTATTAACAGTGATGTTTTTACCCTTGCAGCTACTCCCAAACCAGATACACCACTAAAAATTTTACTTACCTCAGATCATCAATTAAAGCCGATGACAGCAGCGAATCTGCAAAAGGTGGTAGAAACAGTTGGACGAGTTGATGGGGTGTGGTTTGCCGGTGATTTAGTGAATGTTAGCGATCGCGCCTCAGAATGGTTTGATGATAATAGTGGTGGTGCGTTGTTTCCCGGCTTACAAGGTCGTGCTACTTATGAAATGACGCACAACGACATTAAGACAACCTACACTGGTGGACAAATAATTCAACACGCACCCATGTTTACTTGCATTGGTAATCATGAGGTGATGGGGCGATTTGCCAGGATGGGAAGTTTAAATGATGAATTTGATGATACAATTCCCCGCGTCGTTGCTCAAAAAATTTATCGAGACAAATCTTTAATAGATAATTCTTTTAATACTAATACCTACGAAGAGATTTTCTCTTTACCAAAAAGTAAAGAGGGTGGAAAAAGGTATTATGCAGTCAGTTTTGGGGATGTGCGTTTAGTGGTACTGTACGCTACGAATATGTGGCGAACTCCCAACTTAGATAGAAAGCGCAGAGGGAGATATCAGGAAGCTGAAAACGATTTAAATAATCCTGAAAATTGGGGTTATGGACAGCTAATTTATGAGCCAATTGCTAAAGGAAGCAAGCAGTATAATTGGCTAGAAGCAGAACTCAACAGCCCTGAATTTAAACAAGCAAAACACAAAGTTGTGATGTTCCATCATCCTCCCCATACTCTGGGTGATAATATCGTTCCTGCTTATACAGAACCTGTTCAAATAGTTGAACGAGATGGTAATAATATTAAAGCAGTGCGTTACGAATACCCGAAAGATGCAGATTATATTATCCGCGATGTTGTGCCTTTATTAGAAGCGGCTAATGTGCAATTGGTATTCTATGGGCATTCTCATTTGTGGAATCGCTTTGTTAGTCCCAGTGGAATGCACTTTCTAGAAACATCTAATGTTGGCAATACTTACGGCGCTGCTTGGGGTGACAGAAAGCGAGAAGTGCCAATTGGATATCAAGAGGATTATGTTAAGGTTGGCGATCCCAATGGTTTGGAACCAATAGTGCCCACAATTTCCCCTTTGTTGGGTGAAGATGGAAAGCCGATACCTTATATTTCGAGTAATAATATTACGGTTTTTAGTATTTTTGATACGGGGGCGGGGACAATAAGTAGTTATCGCTTTGACACTCACAAGCCTGATTCGGAAGTAGTGAAGTTTGACGAATTTAAGTTGAAATATAGCAATCCTATTTGA
- a CDS encoding glycoside hydrolase family 10 protein: MKRFLKWCVEFHSWWNIRQSRKSGLFAVIVTLSVVATVMLSFPLNAQINLPPKLASELRGVWLTNIDSDVLFERDRLKGSLQRLDELNFNTIYPAVWNWGYTLYPSKVAQKVIGRSLDPTPGLQGRDILKEIVDVGHQKGLTVIPWFEFGFMAPADSLLAKNRPQWLTSHSDGTRIVKEGTHNRVWLNPFRPEVQQFIQDLIVEIVRNYNIDGIQFDDHFGLPSELGYDAYTVALYKKEHRGKAPSKNFRDPEWVRWRANKITEFMKRVFKTIKATKKDCLVSIAPNPQRFSYEFFLADWQKWERLGIIEDLVLQIYRDDLNVFVNELEYPEVKAAKSHIPVSVGILAGLKNRSVPMQQIQTQVQKIRDRNFAGVSFFFYESLWNMSKEKPQERQTGFQKIFPTPVAYPNLLAGWKPFS, translated from the coding sequence ATGAAAAGGTTTCTCAAGTGGTGTGTTGAGTTTCATTCTTGGTGGAATATTCGCCAAAGCAGAAAGTCGGGGTTATTTGCCGTTATCGTTACCTTGAGTGTGGTAGCTACGGTAATGCTATCTTTCCCATTGAACGCTCAAATTAATCTACCGCCAAAACTGGCATCTGAGCTAAGGGGGGTGTGGTTAACAAATATTGATAGTGATGTGTTATTTGAGCGCGATCGCCTCAAGGGATCTTTGCAACGCCTTGATGAACTCAATTTTAACACCATATATCCGGCGGTTTGGAATTGGGGATATACATTGTATCCCAGCAAAGTTGCCCAAAAAGTAATTGGGCGATCGCTCGATCCCACACCGGGATTGCAAGGGCGAGATATCCTCAAAGAAATTGTCGATGTGGGACATCAAAAAGGGCTAACAGTGATTCCCTGGTTTGAATTTGGCTTCATGGCACCAGCCGACTCTCTCTTAGCTAAAAATCGCCCCCAATGGCTCACTAGCCACAGCGACGGGACTCGGATTGTCAAAGAAGGCACGCATAACCGTGTTTGGCTAAATCCCTTTCGCCCAGAAGTACAACAATTTATCCAAGATTTAATCGTTGAAATTGTCAGAAACTACAATATTGATGGCATTCAATTTGATGACCATTTTGGCTTACCATCAGAATTAGGTTACGATGCTTACACAGTGGCACTTTACAAAAAAGAACACCGTGGTAAAGCTCCCTCCAAAAATTTTAGAGATCCAGAATGGGTGCGTTGGAGAGCTAACAAAATTACCGAGTTTATGAAACGGGTATTCAAAACCATCAAAGCTACTAAAAAAGATTGCCTAGTTTCCATTGCACCTAATCCTCAACGTTTTTCTTACGAGTTCTTTTTAGCGGACTGGCAAAAGTGGGAACGGCTAGGAATCATTGAAGACTTAGTTTTGCAGATATATCGTGATGATTTGAATGTTTTTGTTAACGAATTAGAATATCCAGAAGTAAAAGCGGCAAAAAGCCATATTCCAGTGAGTGTGGGTATTTTGGCTGGGTTAAAAAACCGATCTGTGCCGATGCAACAGATTCAGACACAAGTGCAAAAAATCCGCGATCGCAATTTTGCTGGAGTCTCTTTCTTTTTCTATGAATCCCTCTGGAATATGAGCAAAGAAAAGCCACAAGAACGTCAAACTGGCTTCCAGAAGATTTTCCCCACACCTGTCGCTTACCCGAATTTGCTAGCAGGTTGGAAACCATTTAGTTAA